A single region of the bacterium genome encodes:
- the rpmA gene encoding 50S ribosomal protein L27: MAHKKGMGSCKNGRDSAGRRLGVKRSTGEFVNGGTIIVRQRGTKFLPGRNVGRGGDDTLFAKITGQVKFHLQNGKKLVSIIPS, from the coding sequence ATGGCACATAAAAAAGGAATGGGGAGTTGTAAAAATGGCCGTGATAGTGCGGGAAGAAGATTAGGTGTAAAACGCTCTACCGGTGAATTTGTTAATGGCGGAACAATTATTGTCAGACAACGCGGCACAAAATTCCTTCCAGGACGAAATGTAGGTCGCGGTGGAGATGATACTTTATTTGCTAAAATAACCGGGCAGGTAAAATTCCATTTGCAAAACGGTAAAAAATTAGTCAGTATTATTCCATCGTAG
- the obgE gene encoding GTPase ObgE, translating into MFIDHAQITVQAGNGGNGCISFRREKYVPFGGPDGGDGGRGGNVVLCANEGLVTLLDIQKKRFFKAPKGAHGKGSNCTGKDGEDCIILVPIGTQIFDAKTNALLGDLISHQQKVIVAYGGIGGKGNTHFATSINQAPRIAQEGKEGERRILNLELKLIAQVGLIGYPNVGKSTLLSKISKATPKIADYPFTTLTPNLGMTKLTEFSSIIVADIPGLIKDAHKGVGLGHRFLRHIERTNLLVHILDISQNPISQYNILNEELKLYKIKDLIQKKQIVVINKMDISGSAEKFKEIKPYFTSSGIQPIPISALTGQGIDELLIAIQKNENNLIQSQTNCG; encoded by the coding sequence ATGTTTATTGACCACGCACAAATAACAGTTCAAGCAGGTAATGGCGGGAATGGTTGTATAAGTTTTCGACGAGAAAAATATGTCCCTTTTGGCGGTCCTGATGGTGGTGATGGCGGAAGGGGAGGAAATGTTGTTTTATGTGCAAATGAAGGATTAGTTACCTTGCTTGATATTCAAAAAAAACGATTCTTCAAAGCCCCAAAAGGAGCTCATGGCAAAGGTAGTAATTGCACCGGGAAAGATGGTGAGGATTGTATCATCCTTGTTCCTATCGGTACACAAATCTTTGATGCTAAGACTAATGCTCTCTTAGGTGACCTGATTTCTCATCAGCAAAAGGTAATTGTGGCTTATGGTGGTATAGGTGGAAAGGGAAATACTCATTTTGCAACCTCGATAAATCAAGCCCCAAGAATTGCTCAGGAAGGTAAAGAAGGCGAAAGAAGAATATTAAATTTAGAGTTAAAGTTAATCGCCCAGGTAGGATTAATAGGCTATCCCAATGTTGGTAAATCCACTCTTCTTTCTAAAATCTCTAAGGCTACACCCAAAATCGCCGATTATCCATTTACTACCTTGACTCCTAATTTAGGAATGACTAAATTAACTGAGTTCAGCTCAATAATTGTTGCTGATATTCCTGGTTTAATCAAGGATGCCCATAAAGGAGTTGGACTGGGCCACAGATTCTTACGACATATTGAACGAACTAACCTTTTAGTTCATATCTTAGATATTTCCCAGAACCCAATCTCTCAATATAATATTTTAAATGAAGAATTAAAATTATATAAAATCAAGGATTTAATTCAAAAAAAACAGATTGTTGTTATAAATAAAATGGATATTAGTGGCTCTGCAGAAAAGTTTAAAGAAATTAAACCATATTTTACTTCATCAGGGATTCAACCTATACCTATTTCTGCCTTAACTGGACAGGGAATAGATGAATTGTTAATCGCCATACAAAAAAATGAAAATAACCTTATCCAAAGCCAAACGAATTGTGGTTAA